A genomic segment from Bradyrhizobium sp. CB1015 encodes:
- a CDS encoding DUF1217 domain-containing protein, with amino-acid sequence MVSTYFSYNYISRHLKQSLTRVEQQPDVSREAAYYKANIGKVKTVDDLMNDYRLYHFAMKAYGLEDMAYAKAFMRKVLESDLSDAKSFVNKLVDKRYREFAAAFSFNGSATPVAQSEDQTDEMIGLYTATKKSQVDALADDTNYYSAQIGNITSADQLLNNDRLRNYVYSAFGIDQSKWPRDTISQVLRSDPSDPNSYVNTTFASQSTGLNAQLAQAKSDVSAANAKIADYTAQLSQPGADVTQLKVQILVEKYHLESYTKSISSLNDQIATIGEFVDLAGAFAFAPDGSLPPGVPAQTAANVTLTKQRFDDSKAAVYSAASPLNEAFAIRQFRTAILTIDSIQAFVSTPAVHDFALGAVGLDPKEVSHDTVKAVLESDLSDPKSFVYTLKDDRYVQLARAFNFDANGNLTTHLVAQDPSEVLRIAKDYVTAMIKQASPQEQAAVRAQAAKDATSYREAIADIESVSDLLANRKMVDFVLVAKGLQPEKVSTEYLKKIFGSDLSNPKSFANTESDPRFAEIVASFNFDNKGNVARLPMMGPQKRDQFRETQASYLRHSLEQQQGDMNPGVRLALYFQRKAGEITSAYDILADKALSEVFRTTFNLPDSMAAMPIDQQAKYVDRFMKIKDLSDPAKVENLLGRFSAMYDVKNSQSTGQAQSPLLDLFQGSSSGISQSTFLAIAKLRAH; translated from the coding sequence ATGGTATCAACGTATTTCAGCTACAATTACATTTCGCGCCATCTCAAGCAGTCCCTGACGCGGGTCGAACAGCAACCCGACGTCTCGCGAGAGGCCGCCTATTACAAGGCCAACATCGGCAAGGTGAAGACCGTCGACGATCTCATGAATGATTATCGCCTGTATCACTTTGCAATGAAGGCATACGGCCTGGAAGACATGGCCTATGCCAAGGCTTTCATGAGAAAGGTCCTGGAGAGCGACCTCTCCGACGCAAAGAGCTTTGTCAACAAGCTGGTCGATAAGCGTTACCGGGAGTTTGCCGCAGCATTCTCCTTCAACGGCAGCGCAACGCCTGTTGCGCAATCGGAGGACCAGACCGACGAGATGATCGGCCTGTACACGGCGACCAAGAAGAGCCAGGTCGATGCACTTGCCGACGACACCAATTACTACAGCGCCCAAATCGGCAACATCACCAGTGCAGACCAGCTCCTGAACAACGACCGGCTTCGCAACTACGTCTATTCTGCATTCGGGATCGATCAAAGCAAGTGGCCGCGCGACACCATAAGCCAGGTCCTGCGCAGCGATCCATCCGATCCAAACAGCTACGTCAACACCACCTTCGCGTCTCAGTCGACCGGCCTGAACGCCCAGCTCGCTCAAGCCAAATCGGACGTGAGCGCCGCCAATGCAAAGATCGCCGACTACACGGCCCAACTCTCGCAACCGGGCGCTGACGTAACCCAGTTGAAGGTCCAGATCCTGGTCGAAAAATATCACCTGGAGTCATACACAAAGAGCATTTCCAGCCTCAATGACCAGATAGCCACGATTGGCGAATTCGTCGACTTGGCCGGCGCATTCGCGTTTGCGCCTGACGGCTCGCTTCCGCCAGGCGTGCCTGCGCAGACTGCTGCAAACGTCACGCTCACGAAACAGCGGTTCGACGACAGCAAGGCCGCCGTCTATTCGGCGGCAAGCCCGCTGAACGAAGCTTTCGCAATCAGGCAGTTCAGAACGGCCATCCTCACCATCGATTCGATCCAGGCGTTCGTATCGACACCGGCCGTGCATGATTTTGCACTCGGCGCCGTCGGCCTCGATCCCAAGGAAGTCTCGCATGACACTGTCAAAGCCGTCCTCGAAAGCGATCTCAGCGACCCCAAGAGCTTCGTGTATACCCTCAAGGATGATCGATACGTTCAGCTCGCGCGCGCCTTCAATTTCGATGCAAACGGCAATCTGACCACACACCTGGTGGCCCAGGACCCGAGCGAGGTCCTCCGGATTGCGAAGGACTACGTCACTGCGATGATCAAGCAGGCGAGCCCTCAGGAGCAAGCTGCGGTTCGGGCACAAGCCGCGAAAGACGCGACATCTTATCGGGAAGCAATCGCAGACATCGAGAGCGTTTCCGATTTGCTCGCGAACAGGAAGATGGTCGATTTCGTTCTCGTCGCCAAGGGTCTGCAGCCAGAGAAAGTCAGCACCGAATATCTCAAGAAGATATTCGGCTCCGATCTGAGCAATCCAAAGAGCTTCGCGAACACGGAGAGCGATCCGCGCTTTGCTGAAATCGTCGCCTCATTCAATTTCGACAATAAAGGCAACGTCGCGCGCCTGCCGATGATGGGTCCTCAGAAACGGGATCAGTTTCGGGAAACCCAGGCAAGCTATCTCCGGCATAGCCTGGAGCAGCAGCAAGGCGACATGAATCCCGGCGTGCGCCTGGCCCTCTATTTCCAGCGGAAGGCGGGGGAAATCACGTCCGCGTACGACATCCTTGCCGACAAGGCGCTTTCGGAGGTGTTCAGGACCACGTTCAACCTGCCTGACTCGATGGCTGCGATGCCGATCGATCAGCAAGCCAAGTACGTGGACCGGTTCATGAAGATCAAGGATCTCTCCGATCCCGCGAAGGTTGAAAACCTGCTGGGCCGTTTCTCCGCCATGTATGACGTCAAGAACAGCCAGAGCACCGGTCAGGCTCAATCCCCGTTGCTCGACCTCTTTCAAGGATCGAGCTCAGGGATAAGCCAATCTACTTTCCTGGCGATTGCCAAGCTGCGCGCTCACTGA
- a CDS encoding cytochrome D1 domain-containing protein, protein MRALVLAALAASLCHAGLGSALADEAFVTNQLSDDLMVVDLAGARSVATIPIGGKPAGVAVSADGRFAYVTSPDAKAVTVVDAATRQVAGRVEVGGGPLGIAIAPDGKAVYVADWYAAAVRVIDTTSRSVVASIAVGASPSGLAVTPDGKLLLSADRDDDSVSVVDTATRQRRAVIKVGTRPFGVTIDAEGRRAYTANVGSDDVSVIDIAEGREIGRVPAGMRPYAVALTQGRGFVTDQYSGTVSVFDLASLKPVKRIDVGDYPEGIAATADGRRVIVACWESNTLSIIDAAELKVIGEIKTGDGPRAFGAFLRRTE, encoded by the coding sequence GTGCGGGCGCTGGTTCTGGCGGCGCTCGCCGCCAGCCTTTGTCATGCCGGGCTTGGCAGCGCGCTCGCCGACGAGGCGTTCGTCACCAACCAGCTCAGCGACGATCTGATGGTCGTGGATCTCGCTGGCGCGCGCAGCGTTGCGACCATCCCGATCGGCGGCAAGCCGGCGGGCGTTGCTGTCAGCGCCGACGGTCGCTTTGCCTATGTGACGAGCCCGGATGCCAAGGCGGTGACGGTCGTCGACGCAGCGACGCGGCAGGTCGCCGGCCGCGTCGAGGTCGGCGGCGGCCCGCTCGGCATTGCGATAGCGCCGGACGGCAAGGCGGTCTATGTCGCCGATTGGTACGCCGCCGCGGTCCGGGTGATCGACACGACCTCGCGCAGCGTTGTCGCCAGCATCGCAGTCGGCGCCTCGCCGTCGGGTCTTGCAGTGACGCCCGACGGCAAGCTGCTGCTCTCGGCCGACCGTGACGACGACAGCGTCTCGGTGGTGGACACGGCGACGCGCCAGCGCAGGGCCGTGATCAAGGTCGGCACCCGCCCGTTCGGCGTCACCATCGATGCCGAAGGCAGGCGCGCCTATACCGCCAATGTCGGCTCCGACGACGTCTCCGTGATCGATATCGCGGAAGGCCGCGAGATCGGCCGCGTGCCGGCCGGCATGCGCCCCTATGCGGTGGCGCTGACGCAAGGGCGCGGCTTCGTTACCGACCAATATAGCGGCACTGTCAGCGTGTTCGACCTGGCGAGCTTGAAGCCGGTCAAGCGCATCGATGTCGGCGACTATCCCGAAGGCATCGCGGCGACCGCCGACGGCAGGCGCGTCATCGTCGCCTGCTGGGAGAGCAACACGCTCAGCATCATCGATGCGGCCGAACTCAAGGTGATCGGCGAGATCAAGACCGGCGACGGCCCGCGCGCGTTCGGCGCGTTCTTGCGCAGGACGGAGTAG
- a CDS encoding AAA family ATPase, with protein sequence MRGRQRDIRLPAPYLRRVWLDRALVPDWETYPYCLPIFREEFDLSFDTAITIIVGENGTGKSTILEGIAALAGYDDAGGGKGYRAVDHSNAREIMGGELSAALRAGWVPKITNGWFFRAETFFSVARYLDEVSDMPPDFLSYSHGEGFLRFFQERCQKQGIFIFDEPESALSPARQMEFLKLLHRMDSSRNCQVIMATHSPMLMAYPNARLLRLTKYGLEPVTVEETDHYRVMREFCNDPRGFVEATLGE encoded by the coding sequence ATGCGAGGGCGACAGCGCGACATCAGACTGCCTGCTCCCTATCTTCGGCGCGTCTGGCTTGATCGCGCGCTGGTGCCGGACTGGGAAACCTATCCGTACTGTCTTCCGATCTTCCGCGAAGAGTTCGACCTGAGCTTCGACACCGCGATCACCATCATCGTTGGCGAGAACGGCACCGGCAAATCGACCATCCTGGAGGGGATTGCAGCGCTCGCCGGTTATGACGACGCGGGCGGCGGCAAGGGCTATCGGGCGGTCGATCACTCCAATGCGCGCGAGATCATGGGCGGCGAGCTGTCGGCCGCGCTTCGCGCCGGCTGGGTGCCGAAGATCACCAACGGCTGGTTCTTCCGCGCCGAGACGTTCTTCTCCGTCGCAAGATATCTCGACGAAGTGTCGGACATGCCGCCCGATTTTCTGTCCTACTCCCATGGCGAGGGCTTTCTACGCTTCTTCCAGGAGCGATGTCAGAAGCAGGGCATCTTCATCTTCGACGAACCGGAATCGGCGCTGTCGCCGGCGCGCCAGATGGAGTTCTTGAAGCTGCTGCACCGCATGGATTCCTCCCGGAATTGCCAGGTCATCATGGCGACCCATTCGCCGATGCTGATGGCCTATCCCAACGCGCGGCTGCTGCGGCTGACAAAGTACGGTCTCGAGCCCGTGACGGTGGAGGAGACGGATCACTACCGGGTGATGCGCGAATTCTGCAACGACCCGCGCGGGTTCGTGGAGGCGACGCTGGGGGAGTAG
- the uvrA gene encoding excinuclease ABC subunit UvrA, producing the protein MDEVIKAKRQQQNAGSSLRAITIRGAREHNLKNIDVEIPRDKLVVFTGLSGSGKSSLAFDTIYAEGQRRYVESLSAYARQFLEMMQKPDVDQIDGLSPAISIEQKTTSKNPRSTVGTVTEIYDYMRLLWARVGVPYSPATGLPIESQTVSQMVDRVLALPEGTRLYLLAPVVRGRKGEYKKELAEWLKKGFQRVKIDGTFYELAEAPSLDKKFPHDIDVVVDRIVVRADIGQRLAESFETALKLAEGLAVIEFADAPAAAAPAEEKKKTAKIHDKSGPERILFSEKFACPVSGFTIPEIEPRLFSFNNPYGACPACGGLGVEQHVDEDLVIPEKDLTLRKGAIAPWAKSSSPYYVQTLTALGKHYKFTLDTKWKDLPKKTRDAILYGSGEDEIKFSYEDGVRSYDTKKPFEGVITNINRRYRETESEWAREELAKYFHDVPCEGCKGFRLKPEALCVKIGAKHIGEISELSVKKAGEWFETVPEALNKQQNEIAGRILKEIRERLTFLLDVGLNYLTLSRSSGTLSGGESQRIRLASQIGSGLTGVLYVLDEPSIGLHQRDNARLLDTLKRLRDLGNTVVVVEHDEDAIRLADYVLDIGPGAGMHGGNIVAEGTPAEIMRNPKSLTGKYLTGELEVEVPERRPPNHRRTIKVVNARGNNLKNVTAEIPLGLFTCVTGVSGGGKSTLLIDTLYRAIARKLNNASEGAAPHDRIEGLEHIDKIIDIDQSPIGRTPRSNPATYTGAFTPIREWFAGLPEAKARGYEPGRFSFNVKGGRCEACQGDGVIKIEMHFLPDVYVTCDVCKGKRYNRETLEVLFKGKSIADVLDMTVEEAAEFFKAVPRVRETFQTLHRVGLDYIHVGQQATTLSGGEAQRVKLAKELSKRATGRTLYILDEPTTGLHFHDVKKLLEVLHELVAQGNTVVVIEHNLEVIKTADWVIDLGPEGGDGGGEIVAWGPPEDIAKAPRSYTGKFLAPVLEKARKPKRRRTASEAAE; encoded by the coding sequence ATGGATGAAGTGATCAAGGCGAAGCGCCAACAACAGAACGCGGGCTCGAGCCTGCGCGCAATTACGATCCGCGGCGCGCGCGAGCACAACCTCAAGAACATCGACGTCGAAATTCCCCGCGACAAGCTGGTGGTGTTCACCGGCCTCTCTGGCTCCGGCAAGTCCTCGCTCGCCTTCGACACCATCTACGCCGAGGGCCAGCGCCGCTACGTCGAATCGCTGTCGGCCTATGCCCGCCAGTTCCTGGAGATGATGCAGAAGCCTGACGTCGACCAGATCGACGGCCTCTCGCCGGCGATCTCGATCGAACAGAAGACGACGTCGAAGAACCCGCGCTCCACCGTCGGCACCGTCACCGAGATCTACGACTACATGCGCCTGCTCTGGGCCCGCGTCGGCGTGCCCTATTCGCCGGCCACGGGCCTGCCGATCGAGAGCCAGACCGTCTCGCAGATGGTCGACCGCGTGCTGGCGCTGCCGGAAGGCACCCGGCTCTATCTGCTCGCCCCAGTCGTGCGCGGCCGCAAGGGCGAGTACAAGAAGGAGCTCGCCGAATGGCTCAAGAAGGGCTTTCAGCGCGTCAAGATCGACGGCACCTTCTATGAGCTGGCGGAAGCCCCGAGCCTCGACAAGAAATTCCCGCACGACATCGACGTCGTGGTCGACCGCATCGTGGTCCGCGCCGATATCGGCCAGCGCCTCGCCGAGAGCTTCGAGACCGCGCTGAAGCTCGCCGAAGGCCTTGCCGTCATCGAGTTCGCCGACGCTCCCGCGGCGGCTGCCCCTGCGGAGGAAAAAAAGAAGACCGCAAAAATCCACGACAAGAGCGGCCCCGAGCGCATCCTGTTCTCGGAAAAGTTCGCCTGCCCGGTCTCCGGCTTCACCATCCCCGAGATCGAGCCGCGCCTGTTCTCCTTCAACAATCCCTATGGCGCCTGCCCGGCCTGCGGCGGCCTCGGCGTCGAGCAGCATGTCGACGAAGACCTCGTCATCCCCGAGAAGGATCTGACGCTGCGCAAGGGCGCGATCGCGCCCTGGGCCAAATCGTCGTCGCCCTATTACGTGCAGACGCTGACCGCGCTCGGCAAGCACTACAAGTTCACGCTCGACACCAAGTGGAAGGACCTGCCGAAGAAGACGAGAGACGCGATCCTCTACGGCTCGGGCGAGGACGAGATCAAGTTCTCCTACGAGGACGGGGTGCGCTCCTACGACACCAAGAAGCCGTTCGAGGGCGTCATCACCAACATCAACCGCCGCTACCGCGAGACCGAGAGCGAGTGGGCGCGCGAGGAGCTGGCGAAGTATTTCCACGACGTGCCCTGTGAGGGTTGCAAGGGTTTTCGGCTCAAGCCCGAGGCGCTCTGCGTCAAGATCGGGGCTAAGCATATCGGCGAAATCTCGGAGCTGTCGGTCAAGAAGGCCGGCGAGTGGTTCGAGACCGTGCCCGAGGCGCTGAACAAGCAGCAGAACGAGATCGCGGGCCGCATCCTGAAGGAGATCCGCGAGCGCCTCACCTTCCTGCTCGACGTCGGCCTCAATTATCTGACGCTGTCCCGCTCCTCCGGCACGCTGTCCGGCGGCGAGAGCCAGCGCATCCGCCTCGCCTCGCAGATCGGCTCGGGGCTCACGGGCGTGCTCTACGTGCTGGACGAGCCCTCGATCGGCCTGCACCAGCGCGACAATGCCCGCCTGCTCGATACGCTGAAGCGGCTGCGCGACCTCGGCAACACCGTGGTCGTGGTCGAGCATGACGAGGACGCCATCCGGCTCGCAGACTACGTGCTCGACATCGGGCCCGGCGCCGGCATGCATGGCGGCAACATCGTCGCCGAAGGCACGCCCGCCGAGATCATGCGCAACCCGAAATCGCTGACCGGCAAGTACCTGACCGGCGAGCTCGAGGTCGAGGTGCCGGAGCGGCGTCCGCCGAACCACCGCCGAACCATCAAGGTGGTGAACGCGCGCGGCAATAACCTCAAGAACGTCACGGCGGAAATTCCGCTCGGCCTGTTCACCTGCGTCACCGGCGTCTCCGGCGGCGGCAAGTCGACGCTCCTGATCGACACGCTCTACCGCGCCATCGCCCGCAAGCTGAACAACGCCAGCGAGGGCGCCGCCCCGCACGACCGCATCGAGGGCCTCGAGCACATCGACAAGATCATCGACATCGACCAGTCGCCGATCGGCCGCACCCCGCGCTCGAACCCGGCGACCTACACCGGCGCCTTCACGCCGATCCGCGAATGGTTCGCCGGCCTGCCGGAAGCGAAAGCGCGCGGCTACGAGCCCGGCCGCTTCTCGTTCAACGTCAAGGGCGGCCGCTGCGAGGCCTGCCAGGGCGACGGCGTCATCAAGATTGAGATGCATTTCCTGCCCGACGTCTACGTCACCTGCGACGTCTGCAAGGGCAAGCGCTACAACCGCGAGACGCTGGAGGTGCTGTTCAAGGGCAAGAGCATCGCCGACGTGCTCGACATGACCGTCGAGGAAGCCGCCGAGTTCTTCAAGGCGGTGCCGCGCGTCCGCGAGACCTTCCAGACCCTGCACCGCGTCGGGCTCGATTACATTCACGTCGGCCAGCAAGCGACGACCCTCTCGGGCGGTGAAGCGCAACGCGTCAAGCTGGCCAAGGAGCTATCCAAGCGCGCCACCGGCCGCACGCTCTACATCCTGGACGAGCCCACCACCGGCCTGCACTTCCACGACGTCAAGAAGCTCCTGGAGGTGCTGCACGAGCTGGTCGCGCAAGGAAACACGGTCGTCGTCATCGAGCACAATCTCGAAGTCATCAAGACCGCCGACTGGGTCATCGACTTGGGGCCCGAAGGCGGCGACGGCGGCGGCGAGATCGTCGCCTGGGGTCCGCCGGAGGACATCGCCAAAGCGCCACGGAGCTATACGGGGAAGTTCCTGGCCCCGGTGCTGGAGAAGGCGCGGAAGCCGAAGCGGAGACGGACGGCGAGCGAGGCGGCGGAGTAG
- a CDS encoding DNA-binding protein has translation MRSIKQPGPPPPERIQWVEARGRAFSFTLEAGLPLLEAARRGFAAEGFAGGVLNFRRGALGPFAYVMPALSKNGENAAFYSDTFRPCGVTRPKLGSMTLGMRDGGPFFHCHGLWTEADGKASGGHMLPDETVVAEPFEVEAFGIDGAMFTAEPDPETNFKLFGPVAAASTGARTTSRAFALRLRPNQDFGGCLEEFCRAHGIARAKIHGGVGSTIGARFTHGGVTEPFATELAITAGTIAPGISGALEAALDVALIDYTGGVAEGRLIRGDNPVLMTMELVLEVLG, from the coding sequence ATGCGGAGCATCAAGCAGCCGGGCCCGCCACCTCCCGAGCGCATCCAATGGGTGGAGGCGAGGGGGCGCGCCTTTTCCTTCACGCTTGAGGCCGGTCTGCCGCTGCTGGAGGCCGCGCGGCGCGGCTTTGCCGCGGAAGGCTTTGCCGGCGGCGTGCTGAACTTTCGCCGCGGCGCGCTGGGGCCGTTCGCCTATGTCATGCCGGCGCTGTCGAAGAACGGCGAGAACGCGGCGTTCTACAGCGACACGTTCCGGCCTTGTGGCGTGACGCGCCCCAAGCTCGGCAGCATGACGCTCGGCATGCGCGACGGTGGGCCGTTCTTTCATTGCCACGGCCTCTGGACCGAGGCGGACGGCAAGGCGAGCGGCGGCCACATGCTCCCGGACGAGACCGTCGTCGCCGAGCCGTTCGAGGTCGAGGCCTTCGGCATCGACGGCGCGATGTTCACGGCGGAGCCCGATCCGGAGACCAATTTCAAGCTGTTCGGACCGGTTGCTGCTGCGAGCACCGGCGCGCGAACGACCAGCCGCGCGTTCGCGCTGCGGCTGCGCCCGAACCAGGATTTTGGCGGCTGTCTCGAAGAGTTCTGCCGCGCCCACGGTATCGCCCGCGCGAAGATTCATGGTGGCGTCGGCTCGACCATCGGTGCGCGCTTCACCCATGGCGGCGTGACCGAACCGTTTGCGACGGAGCTGGCGATCACGGCAGGGACAATCGCGCCCGGCATATCCGGCGCGCTGGAAGCTGCGCTCGATGTCGCGCTGATCGACTACACCGGCGGCGTTGCGGAGGGCCGTCTGATCCGTGGCGACAATCCCGTGCTGATGACGATGGAGCTGGTGCTGGAGGTGCTGGGCTAG
- a CDS encoding IS110 family transposase: MMAQNDRIVVGIDVAKGKVDACIRPLSQRQTFPSTAEGHRKLVAWLRKHKVAKAVMEASGGYERDWARVLRQAGIEVRIVDPKRVRSFARSAGRLAKNDTIDAEMIAWFAETFDEVLDQIHDAARDELAALVKARKALIDLRTRLQSQNEHAVPGAVQKAHARVLKGLDIETAKIEDAITATIKATPAFAKRAEIIESVPGLGDVASAVLLAGLPELGTVREEVAAALLGAAPYDDDSGKRRGERHIKGGRRWVRNALYMPCIGAATQSNPVLKAYYERLIAKGKLKKVAVIACMRKLIVILNTMIARGEKWDPARYALR; the protein is encoded by the coding sequence ATGATGGCACAAAACGATCGCATTGTCGTCGGTATCGATGTGGCCAAGGGCAAGGTGGATGCATGCATCCGCCCGTTGTCGCAACGGCAAACGTTCCCGAGCACCGCAGAGGGGCACCGCAAACTGGTGGCCTGGCTGCGCAAGCACAAAGTAGCCAAGGCGGTGATGGAGGCATCCGGCGGCTATGAGCGGGACTGGGCCAGGGTGCTGCGTCAGGCTGGCATCGAGGTGCGGATTGTCGATCCCAAGCGCGTGCGCAGCTTCGCCCGATCGGCCGGACGGCTCGCCAAGAACGATACGATCGACGCGGAGATGATCGCCTGGTTCGCCGAGACGTTCGACGAAGTATTGGACCAGATCCACGATGCCGCACGCGACGAGCTGGCGGCACTGGTCAAAGCGCGCAAAGCCCTGATTGATCTGAGGACCCGCCTGCAAAGCCAGAACGAACATGCGGTGCCGGGAGCGGTTCAGAAAGCCCACGCTCGCGTCTTGAAGGGCCTCGACATCGAGACGGCCAAGATCGAGGACGCCATCACCGCCACGATCAAGGCCACACCGGCATTTGCCAAACGCGCCGAGATCATCGAGAGCGTGCCGGGTCTCGGCGATGTGGCCTCTGCGGTCCTCCTTGCGGGCCTCCCAGAGCTCGGGACGGTGCGCGAGGAGGTCGCTGCCGCGTTGTTGGGAGCCGCTCCTTATGACGACGACAGCGGCAAACGGCGTGGTGAGCGCCACATCAAGGGCGGTCGGCGCTGGGTCCGCAACGCCCTCTACATGCCCTGTATCGGCGCAGCCACCCAGAGCAACCCGGTGCTCAAGGCCTACTATGAACGGCTGATCGCCAAGGGAAAGCTGAAGAAGGTTGCAGTGATTGCCTGCATGCGCAAGCTGATCGTCATTCTCAACACGATGATTGCACGCGGCGAGAAATGGGATCCCGCCCGCTACGCGTTGCGGTGA
- a CDS encoding SRPBCC family protein, with product MRMRSGPAIAGVAALAVAGMALMTAFDPVWAHGPTRQKVRESIEINTAPAKVWAVIGNFQDMSWLQPVTKTEGEKGNEIGATRKLTLTGGATVEEELYKYEPDMQSYSYRITKVDVKVLPVTNYSSTLTVSPAPDGKAKLEWAGAFYRGYPNNDPPPELSDDAAIKAVSGLYKAGLEALKKKIESGS from the coding sequence ATGAGGATGAGAAGCGGACCGGCGATCGCCGGGGTGGCGGCGCTGGCGGTGGCGGGGATGGCTCTGATGACCGCTTTCGACCCGGTCTGGGCCCATGGCCCAACGCGGCAGAAGGTGCGGGAATCCATCGAGATCAACACGGCTCCGGCCAAGGTGTGGGCGGTGATCGGCAATTTCCAGGACATGAGCTGGCTTCAGCCGGTCACCAAGACCGAAGGCGAGAAGGGCAACGAGATCGGCGCGACGCGCAAGCTGACGCTGACGGGCGGCGCCACCGTCGAGGAGGAGCTCTACAAATACGAGCCCGACATGCAGAGCTATTCGTACCGGATCACCAAGGTCGACGTGAAGGTGCTGCCGGTGACCAATTATTCCTCGACGCTGACGGTGTCGCCCGCGCCGGATGGCAAGGCGAAGCTGGAATGGGCCGGCGCGTTCTATCGCGGCTACCCCAACAACGATCCGCCGCCGGAGCTGAGCGACGATGCCGCGATCAAGGCCGTAAGCGGGCTCTACAAGGCCGGGCTCGAAGCGCTCAAGAAGAAGATCGAGAGCGGTAGCTGA
- a CDS encoding HAD family hydrolase, whose amino-acid sequence MPYALAIFDLDGTLADSFPWFLRTINDVADRFDFRRVADEDIEELRHASSREILSRLEVPLWKLPTIARHARRLKAEAASEIPLFAGVETMLRTLAENGVQLALVTSDSEANAREKLGPTAALFAHFDCSASLFGKAAKFRRVIRRVGVGPGKVISIGDEVRDIEAARAVGIACGAVCWGYAAPAALRALGPDHVFERMDEIASMFSPVP is encoded by the coding sequence GTGCCCTACGCCCTCGCCATCTTCGATCTCGACGGCACGCTCGCCGACAGTTTTCCGTGGTTCCTGCGCACCATCAACGATGTCGCCGACCGTTTCGATTTTCGCCGCGTCGCGGATGAGGACATCGAGGAGCTGCGGCACGCCTCGAGCCGCGAGATCCTGTCCCGTCTCGAAGTGCCGCTGTGGAAGCTGCCGACAATCGCGCGGCATGCGCGGCGGCTCAAGGCGGAGGCAGCCTCCGAGATTCCCCTATTCGCGGGCGTCGAGACGATGCTGCGGACGCTGGCCGAGAACGGCGTGCAGCTCGCGCTGGTGACCTCCGACAGCGAGGCCAATGCGCGCGAGAAGCTTGGGCCTACGGCAGCGTTGTTCGCACATTTCGATTGCTCCGCGTCGCTGTTCGGCAAGGCCGCAAAATTCCGCCGGGTCATCCGCCGCGTGGGTGTCGGGCCTGGCAAGGTCATCTCGATCGGCGACGAGGTTCGCGACATCGAGGCGGCGCGGGCCGTCGGCATCGCCTGCGGGGCGGTGTGCTGGGGCTATGCGGCGCCGGCGGCGTTGCGGGCGCTGGGTCCGGATCATGTATTCGAGCGGATGGATGAGATTGCGTCGATGTTTTCTCCGGTGCCGTAG